The Pseudomonas putida nucleotide sequence TTCCTGGCCTTGCCGCTGGGCATCATCGGCCTTTATCTGCGCCACGCGCTGGAGGAGACCCCGGCGTTCCAGCAGCACGTGGACAAGCTCGAACAGGGTGACCGCGAGGGCCTGGCCTCGGGCCCGAAGGTGTCGTTCAAGGAGGTCGCCACCCAGCACTGGCGCAGCCTGGTGACCTGTATCGGCGTGGTGATCGCCACCAACGTCACCTACTACATGCTGCTCACCTACATGCCCAGCTACCTGTCACACAACCTGCACTACAGCGAAGACCACGGGGTGCTGATCATCATCGCGATCATGGTCGGCATGCTGTTCGTGCAGCCGATCATCGGCTTGATGAGCGACAAGTTCGGCCGCCGCCCGTTCATCGTGGTGGGCAGTGTCGGGCTGTTCGCCCTGGCCATTCCGGCGTTCATGCTGATCAACAGCGGCGCGCTTGGGCTGATCTTCTCCGGCCTGCTGATCATCGCCGTGCTGCTGAACTTCTTCATCGGCGTGATGGCCTCGACCTTGCCGGCGATGTTCCCCACGCACATCCGCTACAGCGCCCTCGCCAGCGCCTTCAACATCTCGGTACTGATCGCCGGCCTGACCCCGACCCTCGCCGCCTGGCTGGTGGAAAGCAGCGGCAACCTGTACATGCCGGCGTACTACCTGATGGTGATTGCCGTGATCGGCCTGGTCACCGGCCTGACCATGAAGGAAACCGCCAACAAGCCGCTGCGTGGCGCAGCGCCCGCCGCGTCGGACATCGAAGAAGCGCGCGAACTGCTGCAGGAGCACCACGACAACATCGAGCAGAAGATCGAAGACATCGACGCGCAGATTGCCGAGCTCGAGGCCAAGCGCCAGTTGCTGGTGCAGCAGCACCCGCGCATCGAGTGAGGGGTCGCCTCAGCGCGGTAGTTCGCGGGCCAGGGTAGCCTTGATGGTGCGCTCTACCACGTCCACCAGCACCATGGTCTGGTGGTCCACCTCGATGTTCAGCAACTCGCCGGCCTGGTAGCGGGCGAAGGTGGTCTGGCGCAGGGTTTCCGGGATCAGGTTGATGGTCACCACGTTGTCCTCGACATCGGCGACGGTCAGGCTGCAGCCGTTGACCCCGATGAAACCCCGTGGAAACACGTACTTGCCCCATTGCGGGGGCATGCGGAAGGTGATGAAGGCGCCAGTTTCCTTGATCGACAGTTCGACCACCTCGGCGGTGGTGGCGATGTGGCCGGCCATCAGGTGGCCGCCGACTTCGGCGTTCATTTTCGCCGAACGCTCGATGTTCACGCCCTGGCCAGCCTTGAAGCAGCGCAGGTTGGTGCGTTCGAGGGTGGCGGTCATGGCGTCGAACTTCACCTGGGTGCCGTTGATTTCCGTAACCGAGAGGCAGGTGCCCTCGACACTGACACTGGCACCGATCTTCAGCTCATCGAGCAGTTCCGGGGTGAGGTCGATGGTGAACTGGTTGTGGCCCGGGTAGGTGGTCACATCAAGGAGAGGGCGGACGGCTTGGACGATGCCGGTGTACATGGAGTTGCTCCTGGGCACAGATAGGAAAACATCAGGAAACTATGCCCGTGGCGCCGTAAATGCAAGCTGCCTGTACCGGCCTCTTCGCGGGGCAAGCCCGCTCCTACAGGAGGTCGCGTTGCCCTGTAGGAGCGGGCTTGCCCCGCGAAGAGGCCGGATCAGGCAGTGAAGCTCTAGAACTTCAACTGCCACTGCCCGACAACCGCATGGTTGCGACTATTGCTGCCCAGCTCCCCGCTATACCCCACGCCAATGCTCTGCCGCGCACTCAACCCCAGATCCAGCCCGGCCTCGATCAGCAAACTGTCGCGGTCGATCGCACTGCCTTCGACACTGAACGCATCCCCCCCGGCAATGAACGCCTGGCGCGTGCGGGTATCGATGCTGCCGTAGGTGTGGCGCCAGCCCAGGGTCGCCCGTGGCGTCAGGCTCATGCCGTTGTCCAGCTGCCCCAGGTGCGCCAGGCGCACGCCGAAGGTGCTGCTGAAGTTGTCCTGGGTATCGGTATCCACCGCAAGAGCCGCGTCACCGCCTTGCTCGCGGTAGCTGTCACGGTGGTAGCGCTGGTAGCCGAGGTTGGCGAACGGCTCGGTGCTCAGGCGGCCGCTGCCCATGGCATAGCCCAGCTCGACGAAAGCCTGCTGGCTGTCGGCATCGTAGTCACCCTTGAGGCGTTCGTTGAAGCCGCTGAAGGCCACGTCACGCTTGCTGTCGCCGTCATGGCTGCTGTAGGCCGCGCCCAGGCGCACGGCCAGCGGGCCACTCTGGTGCTGGGCGTACACGCCGACGTGCCAGCTGCGCACGGTGCCGTCCAGGCCGGTGCTGTCCAGGCGCGTGCGCGAATATCCACCCAGCACACCCAGGCGCCAGTCGCCGCCGAGCGCCCAGTCCACCCCCAGCACGCCACCGCCGGTGCGTTGTTCCAATGCGCTTGCGCCGTGGCTGCCATCGACCTTGCCGTAGCTGCCCAGCGCCTGCGCCCAGACCCGCCCTTGAGCGTTCGGGTCATTGAGGTTGCGCGCTTCGCGTGGCACGCCAGTGGCGGCCAGGGCAGGGCCGTCCTCGTCGTTCATGCCCACCAGCAGGGCGCCTGAGCTGCCCATGGCCTGCATGGCGCCCAGCATGGAGCTGCCAACCTGGCTGGCGCCAGCCATCGTGGCGGCCGCCAGGTTGGCGGTATTGCTGCCGGACAGTTGCTCGATGGCGCTGCCAGCACCGGCCGTGGTGGTGCCGAGCACGGCGTTGTACAGGTTGCTGTTCTGCCCAAGGCTGGCCAGGCTGCGTGCGGCCCCCGCGCCATTGCCGGACTGCGCGTAGTGCTCGAAGGCGACGTCATTGCGGGTGTAGTCCAGGCCTACCGAGGTGCTGCTGTAGCTCAGGGTCGGGGTGAGGAAGGCATAGTCGCTGGTGACCTGGCCGAAGCGGCCATCGACCGAGCCTGCGGTCAGCACGGTGTAGTGGCTCTGCCACGGGTATTCGCCGGCGCTAGGCTGTACGCGCAGGGTGGCGCCGTCGAGGCTTGCCGTACCACTGACGCTGAGCGGGGCGCTGCTGCCATCGGCGTTGACACCGTAGACCAGGGTCGAGCCTTGGCCAAAGCTCAGGTCACTCGCGATTGTCGCCACGCCCAGGCCGGTATTGGTCAGCAGGGTGCCGTTCACTTGCAGGCCACCGACCGAACCGCCACCGGCATAGGTAGCGCCCTGTTCGATGAGCATTTCACCGAGGATACTGCCCTGGTTGATCAAGGTAGCGCCAGCGGTCACCACACCGCCCTGGCTGAAGTCGTCGAGGCTGGTCAGCGTCCAGCTGCCGCCGCTGACCTTGAGCGTTTCGAAGTTGGCGCTGTTGCCGAAGCTGCCGGTGCCGTTCAGGGTCACGCTGTCGACGCCATCGCCACCATCGACCCGGCCGTTGAACACGCCGCCGGTCTCCACCACCAGGCCGTCGTTGCCCGCGCCCATGCTCAGCGCCAGGCCATTGCCGCCGCTGATGGTGCCGCTGTTGATCACGGTGTCGGCGAAGTCGCCGATCAGCTTGATGCCGAAGCCGTTTTCGCCTTCGATGCGGCCGGCGTTGGTAATGTGGGTCGCGGCCACACCGGAGCCTTCGGCGCCGTCGTCGACCAGGATGCCGTTATCGACACTGCGGATCACCCCGCTGCTGGTGTTGATCACGGTGCCGCCACCCATGGCGATGCCTTCGCTGCCGTTGGGCCGGCCGCCGCTGTCCACGCCCTTGGCGCCCAGGCCCTGGATGGTACCGGCGTTGTACACATAGCCGATGTTGTCGATGTCGACCCCGTCGCCGTCACCGTTGATCTTGCCGTCGGCGATGGCGCCGGTGATGGTGCCCCAGTTGTATACCGTGCCGCTGCCGTCGGAGCCAAAGCCCGAGCCGTTGCGCCCGGTGACACTGGCTCCGGCATAGTTGTAGAGAGTGGCGTCGCTTTTCAGGTCGATGCCATGGCGGTCGGCGCTGATGATGCCGTAGTTGTACACCGTGACGCCGGTGGAGGTGCCGATCTTGATGCCATCCCACTTCTGGTCGAGGCCGTTCTTGTCCTGCGGCGCAGTGTCGGTGTAGATCAGCCCGTAGTTGGTGATGGTGGCGTTGGAGCCGGTCTTGATCGCATCGTTGCCGACCGCGTGGATCACGCCGCTGGCCTGGTTCACCAGGGTGGTGGTGAAGGCCGGGTTGTTCAGGGTTTCCAGGTCGATGGCCTGGCCTTCGACGGTGGACTCGATGGTGCCGGCGTTGACGATGCTCAGGCTGCCACCCGCTGCAGGGTTGGTCTGGAAGCGCAGGCCGTCGTTGGTACCCTGGATCAGCGCACCGGCCTGGTTGGTGATCACATAGTGGCTGAGGTCTTCACCCGCGTCCTTGGTGTCGATACCGCGGCCATCGGTGGAGCGGATGATACCGGCGTTATCGACGGTGAGGGTGGCGCCGCTGGTGTGCTTGGGCAGGATCACGCCGTCGTCGTCGCTGGCCACGATGCTGCCATTGGCGGTTACCTTGAGGGTGTCGGCCTTTTTCAGCTCCAGGGTATCGGTGCTGGCGCTGTCGATCAGGTAGTCCTTGGAAAAGGCGGCGGGGGCGAAGGCGGCACAGGCCAGTGCGACGCACAGGGCCAGGCGATTGGGCGTGAAATGCATTGGGCGTCCATGAGTGCTTGTTCAGGGCCGCCCAATATGGCCATTCGATATTACGATTTTATTGAATACCCGACTGTTTTTATCGCCAATCAGACATGCCCGCTGCTGTTGACGATGCGCAGACACAGCGCCTCGTAAGGGTCGAGATTGACGGTCAGTCGGCCATCTTCGGTCAGGTCGCCTTCGACCGTCTCGTTGATCATGTCCACCACCGGCCCCGGGCTAAAGCCGGTCAATTGCAGTTGCTCGGCGATTACCTCATGGCCGAAGTTCAAGGCACTGATCTGGATGCCACGCCCGGCTGGCAGCTCATGCACCATCACCAGCAGGCCCGGGCTGCTGACCTCGGGCACCAGCACCTGGCGGCTGGTGGCGATGCCATAGGCCTGACGCACGGCCAGCAGCTTCTTCACCTGGCTGGCGAACGACTCAGGGTTATCCAGCTGGCTGTCGAGGCTGCCGTACAGCGAGCGGGCACGGGGCATGCCGCGCACCGAGGCTTGTGCCTGCGGGTCGAGCCCGGCCAGGTCGTAGCCGCCCCGGTGGATCCAGCGAGTATCGCCGTCGAGCATGCGCTCGGCCACCGCCTCGGCCGGCAACGGCAACGCACCGACCAGGTCCCACCCGGACAGCGCGACCACGCCCGGTTGCATGGCGTTGTACATCACCAGCAGCAGGTGCACCTTCTGGATCAGCGCGATATCTGCCGGGCTGAGCTGTTCGAGGTCACGAATGCCCAGCGCCGCGGTGATCAGGCTGGCGGTGGTGCAGGCGATGCCGTTGGTGACGAAGCGCAGGTTGTACGGCGCATGCTCACCCGACAGGCGTTCGTAGATCTCTTCGCGGATGTGCTCGCGCAGAATACCGCCGGGCAGGGTCTGGCCCTTGTACAGGTACATGTCGTGGGCGTGCAGGGTCCAGAAGTGCACCAGCTCGACGGTCAGTTCATCGTGGTTCTGCAGGGCGTGGATCAACGACGCCGGGTCGATGCCGAAGGCGTGCATCTCCTTGAGCATCAGGCGCAGGAATTCGGTGTCGCCGGTCAGCAAGGCATGCTGGCAGGCGGGGCGGGTGATGAAATCGTAGGACAGGTCGGCACCGCCCTTGGACATCTGCGCGATGTCGTCGAGGGTCAGGTTGAGCTCCTGGAAGCTGAAGCCACCGGCCTTGCGGATCATGCCGCCAATCAGCTGGTTGCCGACGATCGACAGCGGATGGCTTTCCGACCAGGCACTGCCGCTGGCGCGGGTCTCCACGCCGAGAAAGCCGTTGGCATCCAGGCGCAGGCCGCGGGCGCCCAGGCAGTCCAGCGCGTGCAGGGCGTCGCCGATGATCATCTGCTGAGCGGCGAAGCTGGGGTCGAGCCAGTTCAGTGACGGCTGGCCGTCCTTGAAGTAGTGCAGGTACACCCAGCGTCGGGTCTTGCCATCGACCCCGGTGATCGGTGCGGTGGCGCTCCAGTCGGTTTCCTTGACCCCGGGCTCGAAGAAAATCACCCGCTGCAGCTGGCCGACGATGTAGTGGCGCAGCTTGAGTTCATCGCACAGCGCCGGTGCCAGGTTGACCGCATCGCGGCCCTCGGGCACGTCGGGCAGCAGCGGCCAGTCCTCCTCGCGGATCTCGACCATGTGGAAGAGCCCGGGATAGGCGCCATAAGCCAGTTCGGCCAGGCGGAAGTCGGCGCCCTTGCCGGTGTGCGAGGGGATCAGGTCGTCAATGGTCACGGCATTGTGCGCGGCGGCCATGCGGCTCATCTGCACCAGCTCCTGCTCGTTGCCGTAGAGCGGGTCGATGTCGAAGCTGATGCGGTCGAAGTTGCCGTCGATGCTGGGGGTGAAATCACGTCCGCGCACACCGCCAGATTGCTTGATCGGGCCAGTGTGGATGCCTTGTACACCGATCTCCGACAGGCGCTTCCACAGCGTTTCGTGGCCGAGGGCAGACAGTACCGAGCAGCCTTCGGGGGCGATGATCGCGTCGGGGTAGACCGTCAGCCACACCGAGGCAATCTCGGTGGCCCGGCGTGGCTGGGCTTCGGCGTAGGGGTTCTGCCACAGGCGTGACTGGCCGGAGTACAGCTTGGCGCGCTCCTGCGAGGCCTTGAGCATCGAGCGGTCTTCAAGCCATTTGAGGTAAGACGGGTCGGGCTGGGTCATTTCGCGTCCTCTTTGCGTGGCGGCACCGGCCCAAGTTATGACGGCATCGCGGGCGGATCGTTCGGCTGAGAATAGCGATGGCTATTTCGCGGGTAATCTCACTCCATGGCGGGATTTCAAGGTGAGCATCGATGGCCCCTCACCTGACTTCAGGCATGCACCAAGGCGGCCCCTGTTGGCGGCACAGGAGAGATTGGCCCGAAACAAACTGTAGGAGCGGATTTATCCGCGATGCGCCGCGCGGGCGGCGCTCGATCTTGAGAGCGCTGCAAAGCTGCCGTCATGCACCTGCGGCCCTCATGCGATCCCATGACAGGTGCTCGGGTGTCACAAGCGCGAAGCATGGCGCAGGCGTGGGTGGCCGAGCAGCAGCACCAGCAAGGCCGCTCCCACAACAGCTCCCACAACCGCTCCCATAGGGCGCTCACACGGGTATCGAATTCAGCGCCGGGCCGAGAGTTGCTGCGGTGCCAGGAAGGCATCATGGAAGTAGGTGCGCAGCGCCTGCATCGCCGGGCTGAAGGCGCGCTCGCGGTGCCAGGCGAGGCCGACGCTCATCGGTGTCACCGGGTCAGTGATGGTCACCGTTTCGATGCGCTTGCCTTCAAGCGACCAGGGGCGGTGCACCAGGTCGGAGAGGATCGCCACACCACTGCCGTTGGCGACCATGCTGCGCACGGCCTCCACCGAGCTGGTGCGTACCCGCACATTCGGCCGTTGCCCGGCCTGCTGCCAGTAACGCATGGCGCTTTGTTCGGCCTCGTCCACGGTGAGCAGGATGTACGGCTCCCGGGCCACGTCGGCCAGGCTCACCGCCGAACGTTCGCATAACGGATGATGACCGGGCAGCCATAGCCGGCGCTCTGAGTTGAACAGGGTTTCCGAGACGATATCGGGGTGGGTGAGGTTGGCGGTGAGCACCACTGCCATGTCGAAACGGCCTTCCAGCAGCCCCTGCTCGATGGCGCTGCGCTCCTGTTCATGCACTTGCAGGGTCACGTCCGGATGCCAGTGCTCCAGGCGCTGCAAGTGGTGCGGCAGGAAGTAGCCGATCACCGTGTAGCTCGCCGCCAGGCGCAGCAGGCCGCTGGCGCGCACATCGGGCAGCGGGCTGTTCAGGGCATCGTCGACGCTGCGCAGGATCACATAGGCGCGGTTGAGGAAGTGCCGGCCGGCTTCGGTCAGGCTCATGCCCTGGGCCGAGCGCTGGAACAGCAGCACCCCCAGCATCGCCTCCAGTTCCTTGATCGCGGTGGTCACCGCCGACTGGGAAATATTGAGGTGAATCGCCGCCTGGGAGATCTGGCCGATCTCGGCGGTGGCGACAAAATAGCGAACCTGGCGCAGGGTCAGTGACACAGTGGGCTCCTGGGTATCTGATTTTCAGAAGACACCCTATCTGTTTATAGATCTTCCCAAGGGGGTCGGGAGAATCTAACGTGGCTTGCATGCCGTCACAAGCCAGGAGAACAGCGATGCGCGCAGTGGATTTCAACTCTGACATGGGCGAGGGCTTCGGCCCCTGGACCATCGGCGATGGCGTCGACCACGAACTGATGGCCTTCATCAGCTCGGCCAACATCGCCACCGGCTTCCATGCCGGCGACCCCGGCACCATGCGCCGCACCGTCGAGCGGGCCAAGGCGCTGGGCGTGGGCGTGGGGGCTCACCCCGGTTTCCGCGACCTGGTCGGCTTCGGCCGCCGCCACATCAATGCCCCGGCCCAGGAGCTGGTCGACGACATCCTCTACCAGCTCGGTGCGTTGCGCGAGATTGCCCGGGCGCAGGGCGTCAGGCTGCAGCACATCAAGCCCCATGGTGCGCTGTACATGCACCTGGCCCGTGATGAAGAGGCCGCACGCCTGCTTGTGGAAAACCTGCGGGTGATCGAACCCGAGCTGTTGCTGTATTGCATGCCCGGCTCGGTGATCTGCCGCATTGCCCAGGACCTCGGCCAACCGGTGGTACGCGAGTTCTACGCCGACCGCGAGTACGATCTGAGTGGCTCCATCGTGTTCACCCGCCATGTGCGTGGTTACCAGCCGCAACGGGTCGCCGAGCGGGTGCTGCGGGCCTGCCAGGAGGGTGTGGTGCGCACTGTGGAAGGCCAGGACCTGGCGATCGAATTCGATTCCATCTGCCTGCACAGTGACACCCCGGGCGCGCTCGACCTGGTCGAGGCCACGCGTGCCGCGCTGGACGCCGCCGGCATCGAGGTGCGTGCACCGCGCTGAGTTTCGACGACTGCTGGCGCGAAGTCGCCGCAGCCGGTTGCACCTGTTTTGTTTTGCCTGCCGTTCGATAAAGATTCCAAAAAAGGAGCAGACATGGCCAGTACTCCCATCCGCTACAGCTTCGGTGCCGACGAGCACCTGTTCGCCGAAGTCAGCGACAGCATGTCGCTGGAGGCCTTCTTCAAGGGCATGGCGGTGACCCGTGCGGTGGAGCGCCTGGCGCTGGAGGGCGTGCTCGACATATGCCTGGCCAATGCCTCGTTCCAGATCCGCTTCGACCCGGACCGCATCGCCCCCGAGGCGCTGCTCGAAGCCGTGCGTGGCGCCGAGGCCGAGGCGGTGTCCGAGCGGTCGTTGAGCACGCGGATCATCGAGATTCCGGTGCTGTACAACGACCCCTGGACCCACGAAACGCTCATGCGTTTCCGTGACCGCCACCAGGACCCCGACAGCACCGACCTGGAGTACGCCGCCCGCATCAACGGCCTGGCCGACGTCGAGGCGTTCATTGCCGCGCACAGTGGCGCGCCATGGTTCGTGTCGATGGTCGGCTTCGTCGCCGGCTTGCCGTTCATGTTCCAAATGGTCGAGCGCGAGCGGCAGTTGCAGGTGCCCAAGTACCTGCGCCCCCGCACCGACACGCCCAAGCTGACCCTCGGCCATGGTGGCTGCTTCGGCTGCATCTACTCGGTGCGCGGGGCAGGGGGCTACCAGATGTTCGGCGTGACCCCGGCACCGATCTACGACCCGCAGCAGTCGCTGGCTTACCTGAAGGAACACATGGTGTTCTTCCGCCCCGGCGATATCGTCCAGTTCAAGCCCATCGACCGGCAGGCCTATGACCAGGCCGTGGCGGATGTCGAAGAGGGGCGCTTCGACCTGCGTATCCGCCCGGTGGAGTTTTCCCTGGATGCATTCCTCGCCGACCCGGTCGGCTACCCCAAATCGCTGCAGGAGGCGCTGGCATGATCAAGGTCATCAAACCCGGGTTGGCCACCTCGGTGCAGGACATGGGCCGCGAAGGCTATTACCACCTGGGCATCCCGCCTTCCGGTGCGCTGGACCAGTATGCCTTGCAGGCCGCCAACCACCTGGTCGGTAACCCCGCGGGTGCGGCGGGCCTGGAATGCACGTTGGTGGGGCCGGAACTGGAGTTCCAGCATGACGCGCTGGTGGCGGTGTGCGGTGCGCAGATGCCGGTGTTGCTCGATGGCCGTGAACAGCGCCCGGACACCGCCTTCGCGGTGCGTGCCGGGCAGGTACTGCGCTTCGGCTTCCCTACGGCGGGCGCGCGGGCGTACCTGGCCGTGGCGGGCGGCATTGATGTCCCCGAGGTGCTTGGCAGCCGCTCGACCTATGCGTTGGGCGCGCTGGGCGGCTTGCAGGGGCGCAAGCTGGTAGCCGGTGACCTGTTGCCGGTCGGCGTGCCGAGTGGCAAGAGCCGCGCCGGGGCCAGTCTGCCCATGGCCTTGCGCCAGTCGCTGGGCGGCGAAGTGGTGCTGCGGGTGGTGCCGGGGTTGTACTTCCACCGCTTGACCGAGGCGGCGGCGAAAAGCTTTTTCACCGATGCCTGGACCGTCGGTTCAGAGGCCGACCGCATCGGCTATCGCTACAAGGGCGGCGGTGCGCTGAGCTTCCAGCCGCGTGAGCAGCCGTTTGGCGCGGGGTCGGACCCCTCGAATATCGTCGACAGCTGCTACCCGATCGGCTCGATCCAGGTGCCGGCGGGGCTGGAGCCGATCATCCTGCACCGGGATGCGGTGTCGGGTGGTGGCTACGCGATGATCGGCACAGTGATCAGTGCCGACCTGGACCTGATCGGGCAGATGCAGCCGAACCAGCAGGCGCGGTTTTTGGCGGTGAGCCTGGAGGATGCACTGGCGGCCCGGCGCTCTTACAAGAAGAAGCTGGGCTGCCTTGCCAGGTTGTTTGGCTGATTGAAGCAACAGCCTGTGCCGGCCTCTTCGCGGGCAAGCCCGCGAAAGGGCCAGTGCAGGTTACGAAGAACCAGGCTCCTCAAGGCTGAACCCCTCGACCCCGAATTCCGCTTGCAGCGCCAGCAGGTATTCCCGCAGGGCCCGCCGTGTGGCCTCTTCACGCAAACACTGCGCCACCCGCTCGGCAACCTGCCGATAAGGCAACTGCCTGCGCTCGACCCGTTCATCGACGCATAGCACATGCCAGCCATACCGCGATGCCAGCGGCCGGTCGTGCATGCCCACCGGCAAGCGCTGCAGCACTTGGTCCAGCTCGGCCACGGTCTGCCCCGAACTCAGCCAGCCCAGCTCGCCACCCTGGTCTTTCGAAGGGCAGGCCGAATGACGCTGGGCCAGCTCGGTAAAGCGCTCCGGGTGTTCACCCAGTTCCTTCAGCAGCTGCTCGCCCAGGCGGTAGTGGGCATCCCGCGCGCGGGCATCTTCGGGCGCCGCAGGCAGCAGTATATGCCGCACTTTCATCCGCGCCGGTTCGCAGAAGCGTTCGCGATGGCTGTCGAAATAGCGAAGGCTGTCGGCGGCGTTCACCTGCGGCACGTTCAGCTCGTTTTCAAGCAAGCGGGCCGTGCCTTCATCCCCGGTCTGCAGCCCCAGCATCGCCGCACGCTGGTTGAGCAGCTCACGTATCACCAACGCACGGGCGGCGCTGCGTTGGGCTTCGAGCAGCGAGGCTGAGGGGTGAAAAGGCGTTTCCTTGGCAATGTCAGCCTCGCTGAGCAACGTATCGCCCACGCGGATCACCACTGCTGGGCCGTCGGGCAGGTTTTCGACCGCAATTCTTTCCATGCTCGCTACTCCTCAGCCACGCCGCCGAACGATCTGGTAGTTGCGCCCCAGATACCCCAGGGGAATGCTCCACACATGCACCAGCCGGGTGAAGGGGAACAGCAGAATGATGGTCAGGCCCAGGAAGATATGAAGCTTGAAAATGATCGGTGCATCGTTCAGGTAATTCGCGGCATCGCCGCTGAACAGCACGATCGCCTGCGCCCAGTTGGCCAGGGTCAGCATCATGGTGCCGTCGAGGTGGCCATAGGAGAAGAAGATCGTCACCAGCCCCAGGCAGGCCTGCAACAGCAGCAGGAAGATGATGGCGTTGTCCATCAGGCTCGACGAGGCGCGCACCCGCGGGTTGAACAGCCGGCGCCAGAGCAGCATGGCGCCGCCGATCACGCACAGCACACCGGCGAAACCGCCGATGACGATGGCCAGCAGCTGCTTGTGGCCGGCGGAGAGGAATGGCCCGTATACCCAGTGCGGGGTCAGCAGGCCGAACAGGTGGCCGAAGAAGATGATCAGGATGCCGATATGGAACAGATTGCTGGCCAGGCGCATGTGCTTGCTCGACAGCATCTGGCTGGACCCGGTTTTCCAGGTGTACTGGCCGTGGTCGTAGCGGAACAGGCTGCCGAGCAGGAACACGGTGCCGGCCAGGTAGGGGTAGTAGCCGTAGACCAGATGGAGCAGGTATTCCTCGAACATGATGCACCTCCGTTCATTGGCCGCTGGGCGGCATGACCTGGATGACCTGGGGAATGGCCTCGTACTTGCGCTCGGCCAGGCGCCGGCCTTCGGCCGATTGCAGGCTGCAGTCCTGGGCGGACTTCGCCTCGAAACGCACCGCTTCTTCTTCCCACACCGCATCCAGCGCCTGCGGTGTGTTGTCGGCCGGTTCCGCGTTGGCAACCGGTCGCTGGGCGGCGATGCTGTCGCTGGCACCAATCAGCGTAAGCAGAGCGCGGGGCACCAGGGCGTAGCGGCTGTCACGTTCTTCCAGGCGGGCGCCAAGCAGCGCCAGGATCGGCTCGATCTCGCCCAGCCACTGACCGATCTCGGCCTCTTCACGGGTGGACAGATACTCCAGGAACAAGGGCAGGTGGTCCGGCAGTTCGCGGGCATCCAGCGTAAAGCCCGCCGCCGAATATTCCGCCAGCAGGTTGACCATCGCCTGGCCACGGTCACGGGACTCACCGTGCACATGCTCGAACAACAGCAGCGAGACGGCGCGGCCACGGTCGAACATCTCGACGTAGGCCTCTTCAAGGTCGAGCAAATCGCTCTCGGCAAGTTCCCGACACCATTGCGCAAGGCTGGCGCGCAGGGGCGGTGGCCATCGCGTTTCACGCTCGATCAGCGTGATCAGCTCGG carries:
- a CDS encoding peptidylprolyl isomerase, with protein sequence MERIAVENLPDGPAVVIRVGDTLLSEADIAKETPFHPSASLLEAQRSAARALVIRELLNQRAAMLGLQTGDEGTARLLENELNVPQVNAADSLRYFDSHRERFCEPARMKVRHILLPAAPEDARARDAHYRLGEQLLKELGEHPERFTELAQRHSACPSKDQGGELGWLSSGQTVAELDQVLQRLPVGMHDRPLASRYGWHVLCVDERVERRQLPYRQVAERVAQCLREEATRRALREYLLALQAEFGVEGFSLEEPGSS
- a CDS encoding biotin-dependent carboxyltransferase family protein, with protein sequence MIKVIKPGLATSVQDMGREGYYHLGIPPSGALDQYALQAANHLVGNPAGAAGLECTLVGPELEFQHDALVAVCGAQMPVLLDGREQRPDTAFAVRAGQVLRFGFPTAGARAYLAVAGGIDVPEVLGSRSTYALGALGGLQGRKLVAGDLLPVGVPSGKSRAGASLPMALRQSLGGEVVLRVVPGLYFHRLTEAAAKSFFTDAWTVGSEADRIGYRYKGGGALSFQPREQPFGAGSDPSNIVDSCYPIGSIQVPAGLEPIILHRDAVSGGGYAMIGTVISADLDLIGQMQPNQQARFLAVSLEDALAARRSYKKKLGCLARLFG
- the narJ gene encoding nitrate reductase molybdenum cofactor assembly chaperone, which gives rise to MSECLLSLRVLARLLDYPSAELLAASPELITLIERETRWPPPLRASLAQWCRELAESDLLDLEEAYVEMFDRGRAVSLLLFEHVHGESRDRGQAMVNLLAEYSAAGFTLDARELPDHLPLFLEYLSTREEAEIGQWLGEIEPILALLGARLEERDSRYALVPRALLTLIGASDSIAAQRPVANAEPADNTPQALDAVWEEEAVRFEAKSAQDCSLQSAEGRRLAERKYEAIPQVIQVMPPSGQ
- the narI gene encoding respiratory nitrate reductase subunit gamma is translated as MFEEYLLHLVYGYYPYLAGTVFLLGSLFRYDHGQYTWKTGSSQMLSSKHMRLASNLFHIGILIIFFGHLFGLLTPHWVYGPFLSAGHKQLLAIVIGGFAGVLCVIGGAMLLWRRLFNPRVRASSSLMDNAIIFLLLLQACLGLVTIFFSYGHLDGTMMLTLANWAQAIVLFSGDAANYLNDAPIIFKLHIFLGLTIILLFPFTRLVHVWSIPLGYLGRNYQIVRRRG
- a CDS encoding 5-oxoprolinase subunit PxpA; the encoded protein is MRAVDFNSDMGEGFGPWTIGDGVDHELMAFISSANIATGFHAGDPGTMRRTVERAKALGVGVGAHPGFRDLVGFGRRHINAPAQELVDDILYQLGALREIARAQGVRLQHIKPHGALYMHLARDEEAARLLVENLRVIEPELLLYCMPGSVICRIAQDLGQPVVREFYADREYDLSGSIVFTRHVRGYQPQRVAERVLRACQEGVVRTVEGQDLAIEFDSICLHSDTPGALDLVEATRAALDAAGIEVRAPR
- a CDS encoding 5-oxoprolinase subunit B family protein, which produces MASTPIRYSFGADEHLFAEVSDSMSLEAFFKGMAVTRAVERLALEGVLDICLANASFQIRFDPDRIAPEALLEAVRGAEAEAVSERSLSTRIIEIPVLYNDPWTHETLMRFRDRHQDPDSTDLEYAARINGLADVEAFIAAHSGAPWFVSMVGFVAGLPFMFQMVERERQLQVPKYLRPRTDTPKLTLGHGGCFGCIYSVRGAGGYQMFGVTPAPIYDPQQSLAYLKEHMVFFRPGDIVQFKPIDRQAYDQAVADVEEGRFDLRIRPVEFSLDAFLADPVGYPKSLQEALA
- a CDS encoding LysR family transcriptional regulator, which translates into the protein MSLTLRQVRYFVATAEIGQISQAAIHLNISQSAVTTAIKELEAMLGVLLFQRSAQGMSLTEAGRHFLNRAYVILRSVDDALNSPLPDVRASGLLRLAASYTVIGYFLPHHLQRLEHWHPDVTLQVHEQERSAIEQGLLEGRFDMAVVLTANLTHPDIVSETLFNSERRLWLPGHHPLCERSAVSLADVAREPYILLTVDEAEQSAMRYWQQAGQRPNVRVRTSSVEAVRSMVANGSGVAILSDLVHRPWSLEGKRIETVTITDPVTPMSVGLAWHRERAFSPAMQALRTYFHDAFLAPQQLSARR